A genomic region of Gemmata massiliana contains the following coding sequences:
- a CDS encoding sigma-70 family RNA polymerase sigma factor, producing MTPEADRIVAEVLAGDTPAFAGLVRLYQESVWRIAAAVLRDRDATENLVQQVFVDAYFHLDQYAPGTDFGAWVRTVARNRLRKELRSAGREDRRLAVYRERLAERLRAEAGSTNDDSESFVEALRGCREQLPPRDAVLVNLRYEKGLTFEAIAEKQGQTPEAVQRMISRIRFRLRDCIQNKLNDA from the coding sequence GTGACTCCCGAAGCCGACCGGATTGTGGCGGAAGTGCTCGCCGGTGACACCCCGGCGTTCGCGGGATTGGTGCGCCTGTATCAGGAAAGTGTGTGGCGCATCGCGGCGGCCGTGCTCCGGGACCGCGACGCGACCGAAAATCTCGTGCAACAAGTGTTCGTGGACGCTTACTTTCATTTGGACCAGTACGCGCCCGGTACGGACTTCGGCGCGTGGGTGCGCACGGTCGCCCGGAACCGCTTGCGGAAAGAGCTGCGGAGCGCGGGGCGCGAGGACCGGCGATTGGCCGTGTACCGCGAACGGCTCGCAGAACGCCTCCGGGCCGAAGCCGGCTCGACGAACGATGATTCCGAGAGCTTCGTCGAGGCGCTCCGAGGGTGCCGAGAGCAACTCCCGCCGCGCGACGCCGTACTCGTGAACTTGCGGTACGAAAAGGGCCTGACTTTCGAGGCCATAGCCGAGAAACAGGGGCAGACGCCCGAGGCCGTTCAGCGAATGATTTCGCGCATCCGGTTCCGGTTGCGTGACTGTATCCAGAACAAGCTCAACGACGCATGA